The region CATCACCAAAGTGATGTTCATGTGTGCTGTAAGTAGGCCTATTTTGGCTTGGATGGCCAAACCAAATTTGATGAAAAGTTGGGTATTTTCCCTTTTACTGAATTGGTTGCAGCACAAAGGAAATCCAAGAATAGGGCAAAAGGCACACTTGAGACTAAACCAATTTCTTCAGTGAACAAGAGTGTGATGAGGGACTGCATTATCAACAGGGTAAGCCTTTTTCCCAACCTATCAGATCATTCTTTTTACAAACATCAtcatttaggttttttttttgtaatttacaGATTGTACCAGCAATTAAGGCCAATTGGCCTGAGTGGGCAAGCAAAGAGATCTATATCCAGCAAGACAACGCCACACCCCACATAAATGGTGTGGATGCTGAATTTGAGGCAGTTGCCAAATCAGATGGATTTAAAATCCAGCTGATTTGTCAACCACCCAATTCACCTGACACCAATATTTTAGACCTAGGGTTTTTCAGAGCCATTCAGACATTGCAACATGAGAAACCATGCAATAATGTTGACACATTGTTGGAGAATGTGTGTAGCTCTTATGAAGAGCTGTCACCACAAACCCTAAACAGAGTATTCCTCTCATTGCAGGCTTGCCTCACAGAGATCATGGTATTTAGGGGTGGGAACAATTACAAGGTCCCTCACATTAACAAGGACAGGTTGGAAAGAACTGTGGGACTGCCCAATGCACTGGATGTAGATGAAGATCTTGTGAGAGATGTGTTGGAGTACTTACAGCAACCAGAGAACAATGCTGGTTGTGGATATGACATTATGGCTTTGGCTACTGCTTTTGGCTTCTAGATAGATAGTTGAAGTATTTTAGTAGTAAGACCTTCATGTTTTTGGTCAGTAAGGTCtgatattttgtgttttgtatgtAGAACTAGTGCAAAGAACATGTACTAATGCACATATTTAGTGAAGTTTACTTCAAAGCCctcagaaaaatatcatcatagGGCTGTCTATACTCAGCCTCCAAACCTCTAAAGGGGTGGCTGAACTTAAATTAACCCTAGGCAGAGACAAACCAAGAAACACCAACATAATAGCAACATCATCAGGACCAATCAGAACATCAATCCACAACATAGCAGAATGCATTCACCAAATACAGAACCCCAATTACCCTCAGCAAAATATTATCATAGGACAGTGTATAATCAGCCTCCAAACCCAACATTAGGGGTGGTTAAACTAACCAATACAGGGACAAAGCCGTTCCTCACAAAGAATTCATCACAGAGCAGCCTCCTAACCCAACATTGGGGGTGGCTACACCGTTCATCATAGAGCCAGATATCCCCAACCCCCTCGGAATCCCATAAATCGCCAACCCTATGAACCTCCAAACCCTAAGAATGTAGGGGGTGGTTCTAAGGGAAAATTGAAAGAAAGACTCACAGATTTAGAGTACATCCTTCATGCCTGGCAAGAGTATCACCAACATTTCCTTGTACTATTCCTCCTCCTCAATCGGGCGTTTTCTCGGTCGCCTGACCAGCGGCGTTTGAGGGACAAAAGGAGTGTCCCACTCAAACTCAGTGAACGAAGTCTCAAGGAGTAGGGATTCGTCCATCAGCGTCTCAGGGACAACAGTGGTGGTGCAATCAAACTCAGGCGACGCAAACACCGGAGTTTCAGGGAGTAGGTCTTCGCCCATCGGAGTCTCAGGAACTACAGTTGCATACATGTAGGCGGTGTTCTCCCAAGAATATGTTGGGATTGGAGAGTAGTGGGTCGCGATTGGGGTCGGAATCGACGCCTCTGAGGGGTCGAATACCCATTCCTGGGAGTGAGGCGAGGCGGCGCCGATTAGGGTTTGAGGAGGAGGAAATGGAAGGGGGTTAGGGGTCTCTGAGAGAGAGATTGGTGATACTGGTTCGGAATCGGAGTACATTTCACCAATCTAGGCGGTGACGATTAGGTTTTGAGGAGGAGGGGTAAGGCGGCGATTAGGGTTCGACGAAGTGAATGGATGGAGAGAGTGAGAGGATAGACAAAGTGAGAATAAGAGTAAGAATTAAAAACAAGACAGGTGTTGGGGTTTGAGGGGTGGATGGTATATTAAATTGCAATTTCCAAATATGgtaagtgaaccgggactcctaatcgCGGAcgtcccgaaatggaaaaacgggacttctattgccggacggagggagtataaataaaagggaaagaaaaaactaatactccctagaaataaaaatacataggCAATCAATACAAATTAATGGTGTTCCCTTGAAAAAATTTTAAACCTCATATTTCAAGGCTGCTTCTTCTTCAACCATTAATATCCAATCCTATAATAATTCTTACTCAATTACTAATACGCATCGATTCTTTATTAACACATTAGATTATGTGTTTATATCGTTAAAGAACAAATTCGAATCAATAATTTGAAAACATAACTGTAAAAATGCTTTAAAGGCAAGTGGCAAATTTATAAACACCGTTGTAACACACACACTCCACAGACCAGATTCCACTTCCAATCCTCACTAAACTACTCTCATTTCGCTTCTGCGCTTTGTCTGAAAAGGGCAAAAGAAAAAGCCGGCGGAAGAAAGAATTCACCTCTACTTTGCTCCCAACTTTGCCAACCTCCGCCAATTTCACTATCAATTAGTGAATTGCAAATGCCAATCAAGACTGAATCAGCTACTCCGCCGCCGAGGATCGGAAAGATCGGGCCTTACACGGTGTTCGTGACGCCTCCCTCCACGCCGAATGATGGACCCAGGCGCGAATCTCCAGCTCCGGTTAAGTTCCAAGCGCCGGCGCCGGTTCAGGCTCCTTCGCCGCCGCCGGTGATGGCCCCACCTGCGCAATTTTACAAAGAAAAGCCTTCTTCTTTTGCTTTCTTCTGGGACGCTGTAGCCAGGGTTCAAAATGGTATCTTTTCCACCTTCCCTTTTTGAGCCTTATTTCTAATTTAATTTTGCAATTAATCATATGCATTGGTAATTTTGAGAGGGAAAGATTTGGGCTTTGAGTTTTATTATATagtttgatttgatttatttttgcAGCTCATGCGAGTTTGGATGAGCATGTGGCACACTGGTTTGGCTTGAATCAGTCAAAATAtcagtgggcattggatgatTACTATGAAAGTAATGGAAAGGTAACTTTTTTTTGCTTGTGTGAGGGTttcatggaatttttttttaccataGTGAGATGAGATTTGCGTTTTGTGTTGGACATTTTGTTGCTTTTTGGATTTGTTGGGTGTTTTCCCAGCAACTAGATGCCTCTATATAAGTTTTTTGCTTAATCAAAAGCGGAAAGTTTTGGTTTTTATTCTTGTGGATGGATGAAAGCTTATTTCTTTAGAATAATGGGGTTGGATTGAGTTGATTGGATAAGCAGGCTATATTATCAGGCACTTGACTAAAAGATTAGAGAGGGAAACTCGAAATGTTCGGATAAAGGTGGAAAAAGAGTACACTTTAAGATCATTCATACCATAGGAAAACGTAGCTTATTTGCAAAACCGGgtgaatagtagtagtatattttacaAGCTAAAGCATAAAAGATTAAGAGGGTGTGGGTGTAGAGCATAGGTTATGACAAATCATGTGCCTGATTGTCATTCTTGTAAATAATAATCAACTTATTCTGGAGGGATAAACTGTTTAGTGATGTTCACATTTGCAATACTGTCTGAGTAAGATGTTGCTCAGACTGTATGTGTTGCTTCTTGTATAAATTTTGCTCTCATT is a window of Salvia splendens isolate huo1 chromosome 3, SspV2, whole genome shotgun sequence DNA encoding:
- the LOC121796419 gene encoding uncharacterized protein LOC121796419, whose amino-acid sequence is MRDCIINRIVPAIKANWPEWASKEIYIQQDNATPHINGVDAEFEAVAKSDGFKIQLICQPPNSPDTNILDLGFFRAIQTLQHEKPCNNVDTLLENVCSSYEELSPQTLNRVFLSLQACLTEIMVFRGGNNYKVPHINKDRLERTVGLPNALDVDEDLVRDVLEYLQQPENNAGCGYDIMALATAFGF
- the LOC121793562 gene encoding uncharacterized protein LOC121793562, with protein sequence MPIKTESATPPPRIGKIGPYTVFVTPPSTPNDGPRRESPAPVKFQAPAPVQAPSPPPVMAPPAQFYKEKPSSFAFFWDAVARVQNAHASLDEHVAHWFGLNQSKYQWALDDYYESNGKNQNEAKPQVKPSKIQNV